From Hemibagrus wyckioides isolate EC202008001 linkage group LG11, SWU_Hwy_1.0, whole genome shotgun sequence:
TGAAAGACATGGGAAGGTGGAAGAAACGACCCAGAGACAGCGTGCAAAGTCAAAAGAACAATGATGCAAGAAAACAGGCCTTTAAAGTACCTTTGAAAAGCTCACACGGGTGAATCATTCACTCAGGAGAGACTTACTTGAAAAAAGACTTTGACTGATGTTCCATGTAAAAGTCTGCTGCCTGTTTCCTGTAAGAAAGCCATAAAAGTACACACAGTTAATAAGTGATCCAATGAGCCCGGCTTACTTCTATAACAGGACCAGGTTTGCGATGAGAACAATTTGTTCCTATTCACTGGTCAAGCAATCTTAAAATCCtcattattttctaaatcaCGCAGGTGTCAATAAAGTGATTAGACTACACTGACTACAATAAGTCTTTCTCAATAAAGTAATCATTTAAGCAAGACTGTACACAAAGATGTGCCTCACAGTACCCTATCCTTATAATTCTAACCACAAGTGTAAATTAATAAGCTGACAAAAGGTTAACAGCCCTGATCTCCCTAAAATAACAGTTACTCATATAATTTCAAATGGCCTTCtgggacaaaaagaaaaaatgaacacTCAGCATTATTCAGGTCCtaggttttattatttaaagcgataaaaaaaaaaaacaattagcagaataataacaacaaaaaaaggtgTCACATGAAGGTTATGCAACACTGAAGGTGTacttacacacctacacacacctaccaATCTGAGTACAGTAGTCAGTTGCACAAACCCTTACTCTCCTATGCCTATGAAACATTTTTGTTCCCAGAGGAGGAGCAAAGTGCATCTGTAGTTCAGCAAATTGAGGTCTACAGATATAATTGCAATCAGACCAGTCTCTGCAGTTGTGCAACAGCAGTTGAGGGAGTTTAAACAGATACATGCATTTCAAAAGTaagaaaatgaacagaatttaaaaagaaattgagTAATGAAgaacagatcacacatcacaccagaGAGCAGATGTTTCTGCTGTGTTTTTACACCAATGCAACCTACATGGCCATAACAGTATTTGATAATTATAGTAAATATTACAGCTTGTCTGTGTGCTAGTGTATGACTACAATGAGGTATAATTGATGTGACAGCTTCATCATGAACTGAAAAGAACTTTCATTCGTTCATTATATTGTGACAGCTCCACACtaagatacaatacacacagaggaaatggctttggacaatttcatccaTTTTCCCTCCAGTTAAATAGGTTATAGTGAGTGTTTTCAACGTTATTGCAATGACggacactacacacacccacccaccccttCCTTGAGATCCACCACGGCTCAATTCCAAATCCTACCAGTAACAATCTGCCTGATCCAGATAATCACCGACTTTAGAAAAGAATGACAAATTGGATCAAGTATGGCAGAAGTCCACTGATATCCACTGGCCAAACACCACATATCCACAGTAGAGTGGATATAAAATAAGTCAGGCAAGACACGAGCGACTAAAGAAACATCAGTAAAAGAATTAACTGACCTCTTCGCTTGTCGGTGCTATGTGTACAAACGCAATTCCAATGCTTTACTGTTTACACTACACTGGAAAGCATCAAATGAGCTACAAACAGACACCACTATCTATAGTTTTTCATAGTTGACTAATACATTCACTGCTGTGGAATATTCAGGGTGGTGGAAAATACAATGAGGCAGATGGTAAAGTATGCAGGTGAAACTGCGTACTTTGttattctaaaaatattttagacTAAAGTCTACAATGAACTGCAAAGACTAAACTATCTATATACAAGATTTTGCTTGCTgttacttttttactttttttttgcattctttAAATTGTCCTTTAAAACTAAACTTAAACatttagatgtaaataaaattgtgtcAGAATGAATTACATCATTGGCCTATGCTGTAAGAAAGAGCACTTCTGGGGCTGTAGGTTGCATGTTGTTACCCAGTCGCATACAGCTAGTTTAGAGTCAGATCAGCTCAAAGGCACATGACATCTATGTCACATAGTAATCTAACATAGACATCACAGCCTCCATCCATCATTAAGCTATAAAAAGCTTCTGTGTCATGCTATACACTCtcagttgaagaaaaaaaaaataagcactgAAGCTGTAAATTCAATTTATAGCCTCTATATGTAAATTAACTGAAGTGTAGTTCGACACTGTCTGTGCTGAACAAATCAAAAAGGGGGTAAAAAGTGCAAAGCCATTAAATAGTTTTTTGCTATAGTCATTAAGCAGACAGCTACAAATTAGCATTCCTAAATGACTAGAAAAAATTGGTACTACTACTAGTGCACTTTTCCTGGCATGAAGAAGAAACAACAGCTTGTAATGTAGCCACTATTCTCTCATGCACTGCGAGTTAATTAAAATAGATTATAAAACGAAATGATGTTTCCTGGCTCACCCAGTTAACTTGGTCATTTTGGCCTTGGTGACAATGAGACCGGCATCGTAAACCATCTGAATAACGCTGCCCACTCTGGTCACTGCATCTGGCTTGATCATAGCCAACGTCCTatggaagagaagaaaaaaaaagaaagatttttttaaagaccACATGTGATGGGGGTATAGCTATGTAAATATTGGTGAGCCGATTATTGTGAGGGAACAAAACATTTAGACAGCAGGACAGGCCTGCACATTTATATAGGCAGGAATAACGAATTAGAACGGCTGATCCCTGCATGACAGTGTAGCCCATAGTACTGTTCACAATAATCTCCTAAGCCTACCGAACACAATGCTTTCTAATATTTTGACTGTTGCTGCTCAGGTGCTAGGATACTAGGCAGCAAATAGTCAAGCTATGAGAAAAAGGGAGCAGCGAGAACTACAGAACAGCTGAGCTATCCAGTGTGACCACCTATTACCTACTATTATTTTTCCCCAAAGAGAAAGctgtggtgtataatatacctTTGGTTTGCCACTTCTTTGTGTCTAATGAGTCTGCAGAGTATACCCATACCGCCCATTCTtaatcactcatcacttcatGCTCTCTGATTTACATTCACGCTCTGAAGCAAGGGAGTGGCAGCTACACTACAGGAAGTCTGGTGCTTAATTCCAGTTTCGGAGCTACTACATTAGCTCTAATCGCAATTACAATCTGAGAGCAGTAACAATTTGAAAAGCTCGACAGCCTGATTCATTACGGTTGATAGAGGCAATCTGAGTTTGATTGGATAGGGCACTTGGCTTGCTGCTTCCAGAGTCTGATTTCAAATTCGCATAAAGTGACCTGGGATTCGTTTACACGCCACCCACTATAATATGGAAACCGTTCATTACACAGTGCTGGAAGAAAAAGGCTACAGGGaagattttcttcttctttcttttcgtTTTCAGTATTTCCTttcaaagaaaacagaaaactaactaaacaaaacataacaatgAAAAAGTAATTTCTATTAATATAGAAGCCAgaactgtttatttttagtcCATGCCAAACCACAGCTTTGTGGTGTCTGTTACTAATGACTTTTGATGATTTGAATGCATCTATATTACAGACCATTGCACAATACTTAAGTCTTTTACAGATTTGGATGTTAAGCTAGTTGGAAGATTTATGGTGGTATAATAATTAAAGAACTACCTCTCTTTCTTGCTGCCCAATTTGTTGGCTGTGTACTGGTCCCCGTAGTCGATAAGGTTGAGTTGTCGAGAGAACACAATAACGCGGTTCCCCACAAACAGATCCTCTGGATGGAGGTCATCATATTTGGTCCTTCTCAAAAAGGTCCGCTGGTTCTTCACATCAAACTAAATTGAGAAAAagaactcagtgtgtgtgtgtgtgtgtaattgtccaaaatgtctggaTAGAAGCACATCATTTTCTTAAGCTGCACAAATGTAATCTTTTCATCTGCAATCCTATGCACTATATtgtcaaaggttttgggacacccctccaaatcactgaattcaggtgtagtttttcaggggttgggctcggccccttagttccagtgaaaggaactcttaatgcttcagcataccaagacattttggacaatttcatgctcccaactttgtgggaacagtttggggatgaccccctcctgttccaacatgactgtgcaccagtgcacaaagcaaggtccataaagacatggatgagtgagtttggtgtcccaaaacatttggcaatatagtctaacTCCTAACCTGTTCAATGTTCAATTCCAACTTTCCAGTAGCTGAAATCACCCACAGGTCTGGTGTATGGTAATATGGCTTCAGTCTGAACTGTCAGGTTGTCAGTCAGTTTGATTTTAATGTTACAGCTCAACTCAACTTTCGTCATCATTTCTAGCAGGAAGGAATTTCTCTCACAATTCTTGGATGCTGAATCTTGTGATATTTATGAACACTGACTGGAGTCACTGattgttgccatagaaacagaCCCTTCCCTCTGGCTGACTTTACATGTGAAACTTTCATGTAACTAGTTGTATGGTGCAACTTGCATGAAAAGCAGGTGAGAGCTACAGAAAATGccttttaatgaatgaaaattaaTAGCGCAACAAATTCTTCTCTAAAAGAGAAGTTTCAGAAGTAGTGAAAGAAATGTTAGGTTCTCATTtctgtaataattataataataacaataacaataataacaacaacaataataataataataataataataataataataataataataataataataaatgcaacaTCTGGCATtgtttatcaagctggatacaagttaatttattgtaaattattCAAAGGAGTATTTACAGTAGAACTGTAGCATTCATAAAATGGTCTTGAGTTTGAATAAATGCTGTTACTGAAAGATTTAACACCCAAAGTGCAAGTcataattttgtcattttcagttCTCTAGTTTTGAGATTTTCATCAGCTGTGCCTTAATAATGTGTGGTAATGTGCACGTGAGTGCAAAGAAAAAATCTGTGTTACTGTAAATCTGTGTTGAAACTTTCAAAAGTCTGGtaggaatttttttgtttggttcatCCTACAAAagcatttacatcattttactATAAGACTGATCATtgttgaaaaggaaaaaataattcATGCTTAAGGACAGCTGGTCTAGTGTTATAACCAGACATGGATGCATCTGGGAATAAAAGTTCcatctggattaaaaaaaaaaaaaaaaaaaaaaaaacaggggggGAGTGCTTACCATCTCCACAGATCCATCTTTAGGGTAGTACAGGAGCTGGTAGCGACGTAAGAGAGCAGCACTGGGGTCGTACCACTCAGTCAGGAAGGCAAAGCGCTCCTCCTGTGAAGGGAACAGCAGACACAGTGTGAGCTCTGTGAGCTCGGGCCCAGCGGGGACATGTCGGGATGCTAACCCATGTGCTAGGACAGGGAGCCGGAGCACTTGAGGTCTGACCCTCAGCATGAGCAGGCAGCTGGGCTCTGTCACAACATGGAATCCAGAGGTCACTGTTTTAAGTGTGCGTCTCAGATCCTCTGGGGATTCCACGCAACAGTTATTACCCAGCTGGTGCTACcttttaacaaacacacagctgtagtgtcAGGACTTGAAGGGGCTGTGATAATATTATGTGAAACAGGCCAGGGGTCAAAAACAATGGTAAAAAGATGGTTATTCATAAAGGAccaaaaaacattacaaaatagCAGAAGAGTGTAAGTATTTTAGGATGAAAGCTCTATTTTTCCTTAGTGGCTGAACTTTTTGCTTTTCAGCCTGGTGTTGTCTTTTTCACCTTCACACTGAGCTGAGAATGTCCTTGAACAGAAACATGGAGGAGACAGGGAGTGGGCAGTGCTTCACTTACAGGCTGCCCTCTGCTGGATTGAAGGCCATATGTCAGACATATCTAGCAGCATGTGATCCAGACAGAACTGGAGTGGAATACTGATGAGAAACTCTTTTCAAGGTATGGCGTTAACCAGGGAATAACAAGGGTCACATTTATAGTGTTAGAAGCGTAAAAAGCTATAACGCACGGTCTAAGGAGCCCCGTTTCTGATTCATTAACCAATAATAACAGTCAACGTTCATGTTAATAACTGACACGTTATGTAATACTTCACATCATTGCACAGTCtgtgaaggaaaaagaaaaatcacacaGCCTCAGATCGCCATTTTCCTGGAAGTCTTTTCAGCAACCTTTTCCGTTTAAATAAACGAGTGCAGCAATTACATTAAATAAGTTTAGACTTATGTCATGCTAGGTCTATCTGTCATAATTTGCCTGTTTCTACACTTTAATACTTCTTGGCTTAGTTTTATCAGGAAATTGTGCATAATGTGATTACTAATGCACTTTACTAAGGTGTGGTTTGGATGTTTAGTCACTCGGTTGAATTTGTTGATTCTTAATGGTATGAAAAAGGGATTCGCTCAAAGCCAAGCTACACGAGGCGTCCTTCCTTTCTCACCACAGTTTATATATAACCTAAAAACCCTAATGGTACCTAAAAAAGTTTCAGATTAACAGAGTGACGAAGAGGCTTTGCTTGTCATTTTCTTGCCTTCAAATACTAAAGCAGCACTTGTGTTTGACCGAAGGgaaacactttcacacaactgaacagttgatattgagtgTATAGCGTGGGCCCTTCCCCCAGCAAAGGCCTATTTTTACCCCTCACTAAGCTGTGTAATAGATAATACTGGCATGAACTGCCTGCACTTCACAAAAGGGAATCTTGATGCCCTATTGGAAATCTCCTGAAATGTCTGAAGGTAATTATGCCATTGTTTTGTACAATCAAATCCCTGACTTGTCATGACATGCTGCATTGTGTGACTGAGAGCTGTTAAACATGTCACATGGTTTTAGTAATTTTGTCTTCATTATTAAttttcctaataataataataataataataataatccatacTACTTAGATGAGAGGTTATCAAAAAAATTACCCATTAAAACACCCTGTCCtgcacataataataaatatattagataAGCACATCTACTATTCAGCTATATCTTCTTtctgaaaaaaagaactgaCTGAACATCAAGTCTGCAGTGGATTCAATCATTACTGGCTACTTCCTGACCACTAAGAGTCACACAACTGGAGTGCCAGTGACTCACCACGTAACACATTTATGCCAGAACAAATACCAACCATTTTTGGGAAACGGGTCAATGAATAGGTTCATGAATGAAGAGAGATTAAACATAGACAATAGATTTTTGTTGCCTGTTTGATGTGTACACCATGTGTGATGTTTAACCCTTACACGAAGtctcaaaaaaacaacaacaaaaaacagtataAAGTGCTTATTAGCACTGACAAACATGTCTTAAGATGACTGACTCACAGGGCAATGACAATGTAAGAGGAATATAACGTAATGTCATTTCAAAACACATTAAACTTTGCTCATACTTCAGCCAAACATTACATGAATCAGCAGAAACATTCCTGAACTACTGTTTACATAGCCTCTCTGCCTGATGAAAGCATGAAGGATATATTTCCTTCTCATGAGCAGCCTTGTTTTGAACCACACTGTGCACTTGTCACTAGGACGTTCTGCATTCTCGTTCCTCTGATAGCCGAGGTAACAGGGCTCTACAAGAGACGGGTCATATTTCTTTACCAGGTTTGCCAAGGACAGCGGCCTGTCTCCCAGAGAATAAGCATATGGTACGAGTGCTTCCTCAATAAATTCAACACGGTGACTGAGTGCGAGcctgttttcttttattcagaCACTTCAACATACTGGTAGAAACTTTTCTTCCACTGACATCACAAAGCCTTGGTTAATTTCCTTGTTTGGGTCCAGCCAGAGCAAACTGGAAAAAGCCAGGCTAATCTGCTGCCTCTCCTGTTCACTGGACGCACAAGTAAAAGTAGGCTTTTCCTTTCTGAGCTGTTTCTGGAAATCTGTACTTTCTCAGACTCCCACGGTCACCCTGTGCTATCACAGCAAACATTTCACGCTGCTTGCACGGAGCCTGTAGACGGATCAGTGTGCAGTAATTTAACAGGCAAAACGAGAAATGtggaaaatgaaatggaaagagGATAGAGTCAGCAATGCTGCCTGCAAATGAATAACAATGAATAACAGATGTGTTATCAACAGCCACAAACTTATTTAATAATCAAAATCTAATAATCATGATTGGTATCATTTTAATTACTTACAGGACATATTCACAAATAACTACATATCAGGTATACTTTGATAAAGGTAAATGATTAGACCCTTGTACATTTTGTCTAGCATTCCGTCATTCATTTTAAGTAAAGTTGACGGGACTGAAAGTTAAGCGCCATCTAGTGGCAGGAAAACACATAGcgcttctctctttctctctcgacATTTTCTTCAGGTCTTTCCATGACACGgacatttataataatacataactGTGTGAAGGATTAGACACACCATCTAATGGTGAAATCTTAACGTTTTATTAATGTGTAAGGTTATGAAAACCACAGGTTCTGTGTGTATCTTTTAGCAACAATACACTGGTTCACTAAAAATCAAATTTTGGATTGAATGtgtaataaagtaaatactAAATCGATAGCACAAAATTGTATAATAATTtactttacatatttatttagataCTTTCGTATTCTGCTAAACCTAGCGTCACCAAATTACTTGCATTTGACACCATTTGTCATCAGCTAAGAATTGACCGGTTAGTAAAAACCATTGCTGTTCCATTTGAGACCATACTACCCTTCTATAATTCATATGCTTTATTACctagtgcatagtgtaagtgcataatatacagtacatcatttGGGACGCTAGCTAGTGTTCCCAGGTTGCTGTGTAAGTACTAGAGCtttgacctcaacccaacacTGAATACCTTATATAATGAACtagaacactgactgcaccctaggcctcctcacccaacatcagtgcttgacctcactgaagctcttgtggctgaatgaacacatctcctcacaaccatccttcccagaagagtgcaGGTTCCTTGGATGCTCAGAAAGCACGAGTGTGACGGTCAGGTGCCCACAAACTTCacacaggtgtccacaaacctcaCAATCGCTCATTTTATTTTGATACTTGATCATTAGATTATTAGATACTTGATCTTTTCGTTTTGATTCTTTTATACTGTATCATATATTAATTCTGTTACAACATAGATAGCAAATTATGGTGGATTTACACTGATcgtgcataacattatgaccactgacaggtgaagtgaataacactgattatctcctcatcatggcacctgtagtgtgtgacaagggccaaattgtgatagctaaacgactgaatcagagcatctctaaaactgcagctcttgtggggtgttcctggtctgcagtggtcagtacctatcaaaggtggtccacggaaggaacagtggtgaaccggcaacatgGTCATGGAtgtccaaggctcattgatgcacatggggagtgaaggctggcctgtgtgatccgatccaacagacgagctactgttgctcaaattgttaaagttaatgctggttctgatagaaaggtgtcagaatacacagtgcatgatgggtcagggctgtttggcagCCAATgagggaccagcacaatattaggcaggtggtcataatgttatgcctgatcggtgtatatttctAAATACCAGGTGAAAGAGCTGTACAATGGCTCCACCTGCTGGTGCCTGATTGCTACGTGTTACCTGACTTGCTGTATTCTTGACTcgtatataaactgtaaacatATTGATTATTCATGTTAATGAATAGTTCTTCCATTCACACAGCGTCGTAGGCTCGTATATTATTTGCAatattactattactaaagCATCTTACTTTGCTTTCcttgcagaattattaatggacCTAATggatcattcaacactgaactaAACGTTTTCCCACCGCAATTCTGACTAATCCCGCCCCCTGCCTTATGATTGGCTAATTGTTCTCTTGTTTAAGAGCGAACTCGCAGTTGTATGGCTGCATTGTCGCCGCTGAGACCCAGCAGCCAATCCTGGCTCGGTAAGGGGGGAAATGTTTTCAATGTGAGTGGAAAACAAAATACGCTGCTAACTTGCTCATTTAAGAACCGTAGCTAAAAAAAGCGCTAAATCACGAAGAACTATATTACAAAAcctttttaattttacatttcagTGAGTAAAATTGTCATACTGTACCATTTCCAGCGAGATGCTCAGTCTTTGATTTGTTTCCGTTGGCTATGATGCAGCTCACTCGCTTGTCTTGTTAGCGTATTTGTGaattatcgtttccatagtaacaaaaCGTTCACGTTAACCTAAGTTAACCGAGACTATAAATAATCATTTCTGTCAAAAGTGAAGGAAATTTTCGTTCTAAACGTCTTCTACACGGCTAAAAAGAAGTAGCAAAAATcgacttttctttttaaaattttagGCGCAACCCGGAAATAATCCCTTGACCCCCTAGCTACGTTATAGTGTGCGTTTGAACTGCACGTGACTAAAACAGTAATTTAATGCATCCATTTTGCTACAGTAGAATCTTTTTGCATGCACAATCATAATTTTATAAACTGACGAGTAAGCGTGTTGTCTCTGACCCATCCTGAGCAGGTTGACCCTGTGGAGGTGGAGAAGTTGTAATCATTTACACATAATGAAGAAATAGCAGATCTACCCTACAGCAGTCACCATGGCATGTACACCATTTATTCTGGATGGTGGAATATCAACAGAATTAGAGGAAAGAGGATTTCAGATTCAGGTATATTCAAATACAGACCTAGGCTAATGCAGAGTCTAACAGAACTACTAACTTTTTatatggatgagagagagagagagagagagagagaacaatggACTGGTTTCTGGTTCTTCTTGCAGGGAGATCCATTATGGAGTTCAAGAATTTTGTACACAAACCCAAAAGCTGTTAAGGATGTGCATTACAGGTATTTCAAGGACTGTTACAATTGAAGTTGTGTTTTAGTTCATATCTAACTTACAATCTGTCTGTTTGAAGCTTTCTTCAGTGTGGATCTGACGTTATCACAACAGCCACATACCAGGCTAGTATTGAAGGATTCATCAAGCATCTTGTCCTTAAGCCGGAGGAGGCCGAGGACTTGATTATGTCCGGGGTCCGTTTAGCCAGGGAGTCAGCAGCAGACTTCATGGCCAGCGGTTTAACAGCAGGTGTTTCCCCGCATGATTCCTAATCAACTCTTAGTTCATGGCTGAAAATCCTAGAGTAAAGAAGGTTTGATGATATTGTACTAATCATTAATGGTGATGGTTTGCTTGTCCAGACAGAGGAGTGCCTTTGGTGGCAGGTTCAGTGGGGCCTTATGGGGCTTTTTTACACGACGGTTCAGAGTACACAGGAGTCTATGCTGGCAGCATGAGTGTAGAGGTATGGTGGAGTTACTTGCACAGTCTAGTATCTTGTTGCAAAATATCATACTATGTGTAAAACCTCTACTGTACTTGGCCTCAGGAGCTGAAGAATTGGCATCGGCCACAGATTCGCAGTTTGGTGTCTGCAGGTGTTGATCTACTAGCACTGGAGACTATACCAAGTCTTAAGGAGGCAGAAGCCTTGGTGGAGCTGCTGAGAGAGTTTCCTGATGCTAAAGCCTGGCTTTCCTTTTCCTGCAAGGTAACGTTACATTACATAAATTCTATGGTTTGTATAGCAATGTTTTGCAATCCTGCTCTTCACTATGACAAAGTATATTCTGGGGTCCTtgctacactatatggccaaaggtatgtggacacATGACCTTTACTCCCATGTATGGTTCTTATCAgtgttattgctgttgttggAAACACACCAATTTATAGTATGCTGTAGCTTTGCGTGCCCAAAACATGTTACAGCATAAAGCatgcacaaagtaaggtccatgAAGATGTGGTTTGCAAAGGCTGGAGCAGAAGAAATCAAGAACTGCCTacttgaacacctttgggatgaactggaatgccaATTGCACCCCAGATCTTTTCACCTGACATCAGCattgctcttgtggctgaatgaacacaaatccacaaAATCTAGTGGCAGAGGAGTGGCTGATATAGCAGCAAAGATGGTACAAACTCTGGAGCATCTCCTTCCATTCTTACATCCCCTTGTTCTCTTAATGCAGCTACCCAGATATGGGAGGATCATTGATCCTGGAGGACACAAAGTTGTGGAATCTTGCCAACTTCCCTCAGATTGAAGAAGCTGCTCAGATGAGTAGTGAAACATTTTGATCTAACTACAAAGAAGTCCAGTTCTTGACACATGACTCAACCAACAGATATCTGGAACAGGaggttcaacaagcacatatgatTGTAATGGTtagatgtccacatacttttggcagtatagtgtagatgaGGCTTATGTGACTGAAATTAATACATCTACATTAATTAGagtatactttttatttttttatgacacCAATAGCAGCAGACTTCAGCTAATACCTGACTCTGAGTCAGTGTCAATCTGGCAATCTGAGTGGGTAGCAATAGTTACTGAATAAGTCTGAATTTTCAGAATCATGTCTAAATAATCTGGCCTCAAGTACTGAAGGTGAAAGACTGCAGCATCTGTTTTGCAGGATGCCCAGAATATTTCAGATGGCAACAAGTTTGCCAGGGCTGTTCAGGTGGCCTGTAACTCCGCTCAGTTGGTTGCTGTTGGGGTGAACTGTTCTCCACCTGCTCTAGTGACACCTCTTCTCGAATCTGCAAAGTCACACAAGACAGCCAACGTGAACTGGGTGGTCTATCCAAATAGTGGGGAAGACTGGGATCTCAGCACAGGGTGAGTGTATCAGCAGTGTTAAACTTTAAGAAACAAAACCGTTAAGCTGCTGTATGATTATTGCACCAAGAAAGGACTATGAAcatgatcaagcataacattatgaccacctacctaatactgtgttggtctgcctcttgctgccgaaacagccctgaccagtcatgcactg
This genomic window contains:
- the zgc:172121 gene encoding uncharacterized protein zgc:172121, which translates into the protein MACTPFILDGGISTELEERGFQIQGDPLWSSRILYTNPKAVKDVHYSFLQCGSDVITTATYQASIEGFIKHLVLKPEEAEDLIMSGVRLARESAADFMASGLTADRGVPLVAGSVGPYGAFLHDGSEYTGVYAGSMSVEELKNWHRPQIRSLVSAGVDLLALETIPSLKEAEALVELLREFPDAKAWLSFSCKDAQNISDGNKFARAVQVACNSAQLVAVGVNCSPPALVTPLLESAKSHKTANVNWVVYPNSGEDWDLSTGWRRQERIPFTELSVEWKEQGALWIGGCCRTSPADIAQLKSRLTETEKSQI